The Schistosoma haematobium chromosome 7, whole genome shotgun sequence genome contains a region encoding:
- the TXNL1_1 gene encoding Thioredoxin-like protein 1 (EggNog:ENOG410VB9F~COG:O~BUSCO:EOG091G0G71), translating to MATVINITDKHHLEQILQQANNVTNGPSIVVMDFYASWCRPCSDIAPVFQELSIKYKNMKFVKIDVDKLEDVAQRYNVRSLPTFIFLRGAEQIDRITGGVPQKLRDKVQELALSGSDSHESGSNKSPQSSKQYDMDILLSKNQCECLNEDDTHSLAQLLNSSENNNSKAYLLSDTDEQLIIYITFSQFVRIQSVQINGPKENAPKTVKLFVNQTSTPDFDSCEIGEAVQTLELTEEDIKHGGITQLNFVKFQNVSTLTIFVKNNQTSTDQTRIDTLKFYGYPVNTINMNEFKRVSGKKGEAHG from the exons ATGGCTACTGTGATTAATATCACAGATAAACATCATCTTGAACAAATTTTACAACAGGCAAATAATGTAACAAATGGTCCAAGCATTGTAGTAATGGATTTTTATGCTTCATGGTGTCGTCCTTGTTCAGATATAGCTCCTGTCTTTCAAGAATTAAGCATCAAgtataaaaatatgaaatttgTTAAAATTGATGTTGATAAACTTGAG GACGTTGCACAACGTTACAATGTCAGATCATTACCTACGTTTATATTTCTACGTGGAGCTGAACAAATTGATCGGATTACCGGTGGAGTTCCACAAAAGTTAAGAGATAAAGTACAAGAACTTGCTCTCTCTGGATCAGACTCTCATGAAAGTGGCTCAAATAAAAGCCCACAGTCTTCTAAACAA TATGATATGGATATATTATTGTCAAAAAATCAATGTGAATGTTTAAATGAAGATGATACACATTCACTTGCTCAATTATTAAATTcctctgaaaataataattccaaGGCATATTTACTGTCAGATACAGATGAACAG CTCATTATATACATTACATTCTCACAATTTGTTCGTATTCAATCTGTACAGATTAATGGACCTAAAG aGAATGCACCAAAAACAGTAAAACTATTTGTTAATCAAACATCAACACCTGATTTTGATAGTTGTGAAATTGGTGAAGCTGTACAAACATTAGA ATTAACAGAAGAGGATATTAAACATGGTGGAATAACACAATTgaattttgtaaaatttcagAATGTTAGTACACTTACA ATTTTTGTGAAAAATAATCAAACCTCAACTGATCAAACTCGAATTGATACATTAAAATTCTATGGTTATCCAGTGAATACAATCaatatgaatgaatttaaaAGG GTCTCTGGGAAGAAAGGTGAAGCCCACGGTTAA
- the TXNL1_1 gene encoding Thioredoxin-like protein 1, variant 2 (EggNog:ENOG410VB9F~COG:O~BUSCO:EOG091G0G71): protein MATVINITDKHHLEQILQQANNVTNGPSIVVMDFYASWCRPCSDIAPVFQELSIKYKNMKFVKIDVDKLEDVAQRYNVRSLPTFIFLRGAEQIDRITGGVPQKLRDKVQELALSGSDSHESGSNKSPQSSKQYDMDILLSKNQCECLNEDDTHSLAQLLNSSENNNSKAYLLSDTDEQLIIYITFSQFVRIQSVQINGPKENAPKTVKLFVNQTSTPDFDSCEIGEAVQTLELTEEDIKHGGITQLNFVKFQNVSTLTIFVKNNQTSTDQTRIDTLKFYGYPVNTINMNEFKRVSLVLLSLLSLLLYICV from the exons ATGGCTACTGTGATTAATATCACAGATAAACATCATCTTGAACAAATTTTACAACAGGCAAATAATGTAACAAATGGTCCAAGCATTGTAGTAATGGATTTTTATGCTTCATGGTGTCGTCCTTGTTCAGATATAGCTCCTGTCTTTCAAGAATTAAGCATCAAgtataaaaatatgaaatttgTTAAAATTGATGTTGATAAACTTGAG GACGTTGCACAACGTTACAATGTCAGATCATTACCTACGTTTATATTTCTACGTGGAGCTGAACAAATTGATCGGATTACCGGTGGAGTTCCACAAAAGTTAAGAGATAAAGTACAAGAACTTGCTCTCTCTGGATCAGACTCTCATGAAAGTGGCTCAAATAAAAGCCCACAGTCTTCTAAACAA TATGATATGGATATATTATTGTCAAAAAATCAATGTGAATGTTTAAATGAAGATGATACACATTCACTTGCTCAATTATTAAATTcctctgaaaataataattccaaGGCATATTTACTGTCAGATACAGATGAACAG CTCATTATATACATTACATTCTCACAATTTGTTCGTATTCAATCTGTACAGATTAATGGACCTAAAG aGAATGCACCAAAAACAGTAAAACTATTTGTTAATCAAACATCAACACCTGATTTTGATAGTTGTGAAATTGGTGAAGCTGTACAAACATTAGA ATTAACAGAAGAGGATATTAAACATGGTGGAATAACACAATTgaattttgtaaaatttcagAATGTTAGTACACTTACA ATTTTTGTGAAAAATAATCAAACCTCAACTGATCAAACTCGAATTGATACATTAAAATTCTATGGTTATCCAGTGAATACAATCaatatgaatgaatttaaaAGGGTGagtttagtattattatcattattatcactgtTACTATATATATGCGTATAA